A genomic window from Sphingobacterium sp. BN32 includes:
- a CDS encoding SPOR domain-containing protein, which yields MIRKGFIVGCFFLVLCQFAQAQEGKVLVVKDSLIGLLQEYRAYYAINPSTSTKTPITLEEKKIDKRYAKRVKVRGFRVQIYSGSNRTEATNVQNSFLRQNSDMGAYLDYVEPNYRVKVGDFTSRSAATEYMRRLRGTYRNVFVFVEDVWVWQ from the coding sequence ATGATTAGAAAAGGATTTATTGTAGGTTGCTTCTTTTTAGTTTTGTGCCAATTTGCACAAGCACAAGAAGGAAAGGTATTAGTTGTTAAGGATTCATTGATTGGGCTTTTACAGGAATATCGCGCATACTATGCAATAAATCCTTCTACTTCTACCAAGACCCCTATTACCTTGGAGGAGAAGAAAATCGATAAGCGTTATGCTAAGCGGGTAAAGGTTCGCGGTTTCCGCGTTCAGATTTATTCCGGTAGCAACAGAACCGAGGCTACGAATGTTCAGAATAGCTTTCTGCGTCAAAACAGTGACATGGGAGCTTATTTAGACTATGTAGAGCCTAATTATCGGGTAAAAGTCGGTGATTTCACCAGCCGTTCAGCAGCAACGGAATATATGAGACGTCTTCGCGGGACATATAGAAATGTCTTTGTATTTGTCGAAGATGTTTGGGTATGGCAATAG
- the surE gene encoding 5'/3'-nucleotidase SurE — MSKKKPTILVVNDDGITAPGIKVLLEVMQEIGDVIVVAPDSPQSGMGHAITIGRPLRLDKIDLYPGVEMYKCSGTPVDCVKLAVNKIFKGKKPDLCVSGINHGLNYSINVLYSGTMSAAVEGAIEDIPSIGFSLDDFSHNADFSHTRSYVKTIAQQVLLNGLPKNTLVNVNFPNISKEIHGIKVCRQANAKWFEEFDERLDPYNREYFWMTGNFLLQDRGEDTDVYALANGFVSIVPTQFDMTAHHAIPELNSWSFDDK; from the coding sequence ATGTCGAAAAAGAAACCTACTATACTTGTCGTAAATGACGACGGAATCACTGCTCCGGGCATTAAGGTGCTATTGGAAGTTATGCAGGAAATCGGGGATGTTATTGTTGTGGCTCCTGATAGTCCACAATCGGGCATGGGACACGCGATTACGATCGGTAGACCTTTACGATTAGATAAGATTGATTTATATCCTGGAGTGGAGATGTACAAATGCTCCGGGACGCCTGTTGACTGTGTTAAATTGGCGGTTAACAAGATATTTAAAGGCAAGAAGCCTGATTTATGTGTTTCGGGTATCAATCATGGGTTGAACTATTCGATCAATGTGTTGTATTCCGGAACGATGTCGGCTGCGGTTGAGGGAGCTATTGAGGATATTCCTTCGATAGGATTTTCATTGGATGATTTCTCGCATAACGCTGATTTTTCGCATACGAGATCCTATGTAAAGACCATTGCGCAGCAGGTGCTGTTGAATGGTCTTCCTAAGAATACCTTGGTGAATGTTAATTTCCCGAATATTTCGAAGGAGATTCATGGTATTAAGGTTTGCCGTCAGGCGAATGCGAAGTGGTTTGAGGAGTTCGATGAGCGCTTAGACCCGTACAACAGAGAATACTTTTGGATGACGGGCAACTTCCTACTACAGGATCGCGGTGAGGATACGGATGTTTATGCCTTGGCGAATGGCTTTGTCTCTATTGTTCCGACGCAATTTGACATGACAGCGCATCATGCTATTCCGGAGTTGAATTCTTGGAGTTTTGACGATAAGTAA
- a CDS encoding IS256 family transposase, whose product MKEQTPFDFERFKAEALQGLSEGKSLSPNDGVLAPLMKHLLESMLSGEMDNHLEEEKASGNSNRRNGKTKKTVRGPHTGTFELETSRDRSGTFEPKIVPKRQLIITEQLEGHVLSMYAKGMSMRGISDFIREMYAMEISATEISRITESVMPAVNEWRSRPLEAVYPFVFLDCMHYKVRQNGTVESRAIYNILGIGMDGRKDLIGLYSSEHEGAKFWLSVLTDLKQRGVEDILIACIDGLKGFPEAIEAIFPKTRIQLCVVHQIRSSIRYVTDKDKREVIADMKPIYRAVNEEMGYENLLLFEEKWGKKYPLAVKSWLENWVNLSTFFEYDQHIRKIIYTTNPIEGMHRQIRKITKTKGAFNSEQALLKLMYLIIRDISKKWTMPAHNWALTISQLYIKFGDRIRLDKSF is encoded by the coding sequence ATGAAAGAACAGACCCCATTTGACTTTGAACGCTTCAAGGCAGAAGCGCTTCAAGGATTATCCGAAGGCAAGAGCCTATCTCCCAATGACGGCGTTCTGGCGCCCCTGATGAAACATCTATTGGAATCGATGCTTTCGGGCGAGATGGACAACCATCTTGAAGAAGAAAAAGCCTCAGGCAATAGTAATCGTAGGAACGGCAAGACCAAAAAGACGGTCCGGGGTCCGCATACGGGCACCTTCGAGTTGGAAACGAGCCGCGATCGATCTGGAACGTTCGAGCCTAAGATTGTCCCCAAACGCCAATTAATCATTACAGAACAGTTAGAAGGTCATGTTTTGAGTATGTATGCCAAAGGTATGAGCATGCGTGGTATCAGCGATTTCATCCGTGAAATGTATGCTATGGAGATTTCCGCGACAGAGATTTCTCGGATTACCGAAAGCGTCATGCCTGCTGTCAATGAATGGCGAAGTCGCCCCTTAGAAGCTGTTTATCCTTTTGTATTCCTGGACTGCATGCACTATAAGGTTCGTCAGAACGGAACGGTAGAATCAAGAGCCATCTACAATATATTGGGTATAGGTATGGATGGTCGTAAAGACCTGATCGGGCTTTATAGTTCAGAACATGAGGGCGCTAAATTTTGGCTTTCGGTTCTTACAGACCTAAAGCAACGCGGTGTTGAGGATATCCTGATTGCCTGTATTGACGGGCTTAAAGGCTTCCCTGAAGCTATAGAGGCCATATTTCCAAAGACTAGGATCCAGCTCTGTGTTGTTCATCAGATCCGTTCGAGCATACGCTATGTGACAGATAAGGACAAAAGAGAAGTAATAGCCGACATGAAACCAATCTACCGAGCGGTCAATGAAGAAATGGGTTATGAGAACCTGCTGCTGTTCGAGGAAAAATGGGGGAAGAAATATCCACTAGCAGTTAAGTCATGGCTGGAAAATTGGGTAAATCTTTCCACCTTCTTCGAATATGACCAGCATATACGGAAGATTATATATACGACTAACCCCATTGAGGGGATGCATCGACAGATCAGAAAGATAACCAAGACAAAGGGAGCTTTCAACTCAGAACAGGCGCTCTTAAAACTAATGTATTTGATCATCAGGGATATTTCCAAAAAATGGACAATGCCCGCACATAACTGGGCATTGACAATATCCCAACTCTATATCAAATTTGGTGATAGAATCAGGCTAGATAAGAGCTTTTAG
- a CDS encoding thiamine diphosphokinase yields MSSHHIVRENQEPALFVVDPHNIDSEYLGQLLEWSPTIITLAQHYEVLASWGIKVDVLLADGNMATDKEEHLLAVPYSKDYYAALFAYLESKKNYTLNIVVDQFEKADFLAYLRTFTINFISNGFKYVLLQQYEKWLPAGLILHLPDAYHLTDKFSNVNLLDANRLEVREDGFVTMQKTNDYVLIGEAL; encoded by the coding sequence ATGTCATCCCATCACATCGTACGTGAGAATCAGGAACCCGCTTTATTTGTCGTCGACCCACATAATATCGATTCGGAGTATTTAGGGCAACTGTTAGAGTGGAGCCCGACCATCATTACGCTGGCACAGCATTATGAGGTATTGGCGTCTTGGGGAATCAAAGTCGATGTATTGCTTGCGGATGGAAATATGGCAACAGATAAGGAAGAGCATTTGTTGGCAGTCCCCTACTCAAAAGACTACTATGCGGCATTATTTGCCTATCTGGAGAGCAAAAAGAATTACACCCTGAATATCGTTGTGGATCAGTTTGAAAAGGCTGATTTCCTAGCTTACCTACGTACTTTTACAATTAATTTTATCTCGAACGGTTTCAAATATGTGCTGCTACAACAGTATGAGAAATGGCTACCTGCGGGATTAATTTTGCATTTACCTGATGCATATCATTTGACGGACAAGTTTAGTAATGTAAATTTACTAGACGCGAATCGATTAGAAGTTCGCGAGGATGGTTTTGTGACCATGCAAAAGACAAATGATTACGTATTAATTGGTGAAGCCTTATGA
- the secA gene encoding preprotein translocase subunit SecA encodes MLKFLSKLFGSKSERDIKGVQPIVQKIKDEYEKLSGLSHDELRGKTLAFKSRIAEYLQEIDKEINDLKLHAEATEDMEDKTATYEKVDKLTKDRDKKLEEVLAEILPEAFAVVKETARRFTENKEIKVTASQFDRDLAVRKPNVTIDGEFAIWKNSWTAAGTDVTWNMVHYDVQLIGGIVLHQGKIAEMSTGEGKTLVGTLPTYLNALSGQGIHIVTVNDYLARRDSEWNGPIFEFHGLSVDCIDKHQPNSQQRRQAYQADIVYGTNNEFGFDYLRDNMTNTKESMVQRKLHFAMIDEVDSVLIDDARTPLIISGPIPLGDQHEFYQLKPRIERLVNAQKAYINTVLNQAKKAIAEGDTDVEKGGLALFRAYRGLPKNKALIKFLSEGNHRQILQKVENYYMQEQNRHMPKADAELFFVIDEKNNQVELTEKGIELITATGEDPSFFILPDVGTEIAEIEKTDIPVEEKAQRKEELMRDYSVKAERIHSINQLLKAYTLFEIDDQYIVDEGKVKIVDEQTGRIMDGRRYSDGLHQAIEAKENVKVEDATQTYATITLQNYFRMYHKLSGMTGTASTEAGELWEIYKLDVVEIPTNKGIQRDDRQDFIYRTAREKYNAVAQEIQTLTEAGRPVLVGTTSVEISELLSRMLKLRGVKHNVLNAKLHQKEADIVAEAGRPGQVTIATNMAGRGTDIKLTEEVINAGGLAIIGTERHESRRVDRQLRGRAGRQGDPGSSQFFVSLEDPLMRLFASERISNLMVKMGVEDGEVMQHSMLTKSIERAQRKVEENNFGIRKRLLEYDDVMNSQRNVIYTKRKNALFGERLDVDLNNTIYDVVEDIVLEAKEDNNFDEFQIEVIRVFAINPEISKEEFASTSGNDLVEKLFTQVINYYHKKAENIAAMTLPVLTNVMAERGGMIENIVIPFTDGIRGIQVASNLKKAVESNGKDVFRSFEKGIVLALIDEAWKEHLREMDDLKQSVQNAVYEQKDPIIIYKMEAYNLFKSMLASMNKDIVSFLFKGEIPGQQQEAENIQAARPEAPKVKTTETKEELSSPTGVSEEDLNTQEPQVTQPIRKEQEVGRNDECPCGSGLKYKNCHGKQG; translated from the coding sequence ATGTTAAAATTTTTAAGCAAATTATTCGGCAGTAAGTCTGAAAGAGATATCAAAGGGGTACAACCGATTGTACAGAAGATTAAGGATGAGTACGAGAAGCTATCGGGCTTGAGCCATGATGAACTGCGTGGAAAAACCCTAGCATTTAAGAGCAGAATTGCTGAATATTTGCAAGAAATCGATAAAGAAATCAACGACTTGAAACTACATGCGGAGGCTACCGAAGACATGGAAGACAAGACTGCAACTTACGAGAAAGTTGATAAATTAACCAAAGACCGCGACAAGAAATTAGAAGAGGTATTAGCGGAAATCCTCCCGGAAGCCTTTGCGGTTGTCAAAGAAACAGCACGTCGTTTTACTGAAAATAAAGAAATCAAGGTTACAGCGAGCCAATTTGATAGAGATCTAGCGGTTCGTAAGCCAAACGTTACGATTGATGGCGAGTTTGCCATCTGGAAAAATAGCTGGACGGCAGCAGGTACAGATGTAACCTGGAACATGGTTCACTATGACGTACAGTTGATCGGTGGTATTGTATTGCACCAGGGAAAGATTGCTGAGATGTCTACGGGTGAGGGTAAAACATTAGTAGGTACATTGCCTACTTACTTAAATGCCCTATCTGGCCAAGGTATTCACATCGTAACGGTCAATGATTACTTAGCACGTCGTGACTCGGAGTGGAATGGTCCTATCTTCGAATTCCACGGTTTGAGCGTAGATTGTATCGACAAGCACCAGCCGAACTCACAACAACGTCGTCAGGCATATCAGGCAGATATCGTTTATGGAACAAATAATGAGTTTGGTTTCGACTATTTGCGTGATAATATGACGAATACCAAAGAGTCGATGGTTCAGCGTAAATTGCACTTTGCAATGATCGATGAGGTTGACTCGGTATTAATTGACGATGCACGTACGCCGTTGATTATTTCCGGTCCTATCCCATTGGGCGATCAGCATGAGTTTTACCAGTTAAAACCAAGAATCGAACGTTTAGTAAATGCGCAAAAAGCGTATATCAATACGGTATTGAACCAAGCGAAGAAAGCAATTGCGGAAGGCGATACAGACGTTGAAAAAGGAGGTTTAGCCCTATTCCGTGCTTACCGCGGTTTACCGAAGAATAAAGCTTTAATCAAGTTCTTAAGTGAGGGAAATCACCGTCAGATCTTACAGAAGGTTGAAAACTACTATATGCAGGAGCAGAACCGTCATATGCCGAAGGCAGATGCGGAATTGTTCTTTGTAATCGATGAGAAAAACAATCAAGTAGAGCTTACAGAGAAAGGTATTGAATTAATTACAGCGACTGGAGAAGATCCAAGCTTCTTTATCTTACCAGACGTAGGTACGGAGATTGCGGAAATCGAAAAAACAGATATCCCGGTTGAAGAGAAAGCGCAGCGTAAAGAAGAGTTGATGCGTGATTACTCGGTAAAAGCAGAGCGTATTCACTCAATCAACCAGTTGTTGAAAGCATACACTTTATTTGAGATCGATGATCAATACATCGTTGATGAAGGTAAAGTAAAGATTGTCGATGAGCAAACAGGTCGTATTATGGATGGTCGTCGTTATTCTGACGGTCTACACCAAGCGATCGAGGCGAAAGAAAATGTAAAAGTAGAGGACGCGACACAAACTTACGCGACGATTACCTTACAGAACTATTTCCGTATGTACCATAAGTTATCAGGGATGACGGGTACTGCCTCTACAGAAGCGGGTGAGCTTTGGGAAATCTACAAATTAGACGTGGTAGAGATTCCAACAAACAAAGGAATTCAACGTGATGACCGTCAGGATTTTATCTATCGTACGGCTCGCGAAAAATATAATGCAGTAGCACAAGAGATTCAGACCTTGACAGAGGCAGGCCGTCCGGTATTGGTTGGTACAACTTCAGTTGAGATTTCAGAATTATTAAGCCGTATGTTGAAGCTTCGTGGTGTTAAGCACAACGTATTGAACGCGAAGTTGCACCAGAAAGAGGCAGATATCGTAGCAGAAGCTGGTCGTCCGGGCCAAGTTACTATTGCGACGAACATGGCAGGTCGTGGTACGGATATTAAATTGACGGAAGAGGTTATCAATGCGGGTGGTTTAGCGATCATCGGTACGGAGCGCCACGAGTCTCGTCGTGTTGACCGTCAGTTAAGAGGTCGTGCGGGACGTCAGGGTGACCCAGGTTCGTCACAGTTCTTCGTTTCCTTAGAAGATCCGTTGATGCGTTTATTTGCGTCAGAGCGTATCTCTAACCTCATGGTTAAGATGGGTGTTGAAGATGGTGAAGTGATGCAACACAGTATGTTGACAAAATCTATCGAGCGTGCGCAACGTAAAGTAGAAGAGAACAACTTCGGTATACGTAAGCGTTTGTTAGAGTATGACGACGTGATGAACTCGCAACGTAATGTAATTTACACCAAACGTAAGAATGCATTGTTCGGAGAACGTTTAGACGTAGATTTGAACAATACCATCTATGATGTTGTAGAGGATATCGTATTAGAGGCGAAAGAAGACAATAACTTCGACGAGTTCCAAATTGAGGTAATCCGCGTATTTGCTATCAATCCGGAGATTTCTAAAGAGGAATTTGCATCGACTTCAGGAAATGATTTAGTAGAGAAATTGTTTACTCAGGTAATCAATTACTACCATAAGAAAGCGGAAAACATCGCAGCGATGACATTGCCAGTATTGACCAATGTGATGGCTGAGCGTGGCGGAATGATTGAAAATATCGTAATTCCTTTCACCGATGGTATTCGTGGCATTCAAGTTGCTTCAAATTTGAAGAAAGCAGTAGAAAGTAACGGTAAGGATGTGTTCAGATCATTTGAAAAAGGCATTGTATTAGCCTTGATCGATGAGGCTTGGAAAGAACACCTTCGTGAGATGGATGATTTGAAACAATCTGTTCAGAATGCTGTTTATGAACAAAAAGATCCTATTATTATCTATAAAATGGAGGCTTACAACTTGTTTAAAAGCATGTTAGCTTCTATGAATAAAGATATCGTTAGTTTCTTATTTAAAGGAGAGATTCCGGGACAACAACAGGAAGCAGAAAATATCCAAGCTGCTCGTCCGGAGGCTCCAAAGGTAAAAACAACGGAAACAAAAGAGGAACTTAGTTCACCAACAGGCGTTAGTGAAGAGGATTTGAATACACAGGAACCGCAGGTCACTCAACCGATTCGTAAAGAACAAGAGGTTGGAAGAAATGATGAGTGTCCTTGTGGATCAGGTCTTAAATACAAGAACTGTCACGGAAAACAAGGTTAA
- a CDS encoding M20 family metallopeptidase, which yields MAIAENSMSNIKQKIQDLAEVYYQDTIANRRHLHQHPELSFEEYNTSAFIQQILRDLNIPFSIMANTGIVAEIKGDIPSDKVLALRADMDALPITEVEGRPYGSQNPGVMHACGHDVHTSSLIGVAKILNDLKGELPGTIRLIFQPGEERLPGGASLMIKEGALKNPEPIGIVGQHVMPFLETGTVGFRSGKYMASCDELFMTIRGKGGHGAHPHQNIDPIAISAQIITALQQIVSRSADPRIPTVLSWGKIIGNGATNIIPEEVYMEGTFRTFDEVWRAEAHEKMLKLAVGIADSMGATCEFEVRKGYPFLINETGITEASRAYAEDYLGKEKVVELDLWPAAEDFSYYSQEISACFYRLGTGNKEKGIQSAVHTPTFDIDEEALKISIGLMSYIAFRYLSA from the coding sequence ATGGCAATAGCGGAGAATAGCATGTCTAATATCAAACAAAAGATTCAAGACCTCGCTGAAGTATATTATCAAGACACAATAGCCAACAGAAGACATTTGCACCAACACCCGGAGCTGTCTTTTGAAGAATACAATACCTCAGCCTTCATTCAACAAATTTTAAGAGATTTAAATATCCCCTTCAGCATTATGGCCAATACGGGCATTGTTGCAGAGATTAAGGGCGATATTCCTTCGGATAAGGTTTTGGCCTTGCGCGCAGATATGGATGCTTTGCCTATAACCGAGGTGGAAGGAAGGCCGTATGGTTCTCAGAACCCTGGTGTGATGCATGCCTGTGGGCATGACGTTCATACCTCCTCCTTAATTGGGGTGGCAAAGATCTTAAATGATCTGAAAGGCGAATTGCCGGGTACTATCCGTTTGATTTTCCAACCTGGGGAAGAAAGACTACCTGGTGGAGCTTCGCTCATGATTAAGGAAGGTGCTTTGAAGAATCCGGAGCCTATCGGTATTGTCGGGCAGCATGTGATGCCGTTTCTGGAGACAGGAACAGTAGGATTTCGTTCCGGCAAATACATGGCTTCCTGCGATGAATTGTTTATGACGATTCGCGGAAAAGGAGGACATGGCGCACATCCGCATCAGAATATTGATCCTATTGCTATCTCGGCACAGATTATAACAGCGCTACAGCAGATTGTTAGCCGCAGTGCAGACCCACGTATCCCAACGGTACTTTCCTGGGGAAAAATTATCGGCAATGGGGCTACCAATATTATTCCTGAAGAGGTTTATATGGAAGGCACCTTCCGTACGTTTGATGAGGTTTGGCGTGCTGAGGCGCATGAGAAGATGCTGAAGCTAGCTGTTGGAATTGCAGACAGCATGGGTGCTACCTGCGAGTTTGAAGTCAGAAAAGGCTATCCATTCTTAATTAACGAGACGGGAATTACCGAGGCGTCCAGAGCGTATGCCGAAGACTATTTGGGTAAAGAGAAGGTCGTTGAATTGGACTTGTGGCCGGCAGCGGAGGATTTCTCCTATTATTCGCAAGAGATTTCCGCTTGTTTCTACCGCTTAGGAACCGGAAATAAGGAGAAGGGCATTCAATCTGCCGTTCATACGCCGACATTCGATATTGACGAAGAAGCTTTGAAAATCAGTATCGGACTGATGAGTTATATTGCCTTTCGTTATTTATCTGCTTAA
- a CDS encoding GNAT family N-acetyltransferase produces the protein MIQIERATAADAEVIRDLALATWYPTYSPVLEKAQIDFMLDQSYSVAALQEGMREGAAFFLFLEDGIAQGFMSLSTHADKIRIDKLYLLPATQGRGFGKMMIDFAAEEALKNGLSTLELNVNRYNKAYHFYLKQGFEVVETVDIPYYQFVLNDYVMQKNLIS, from the coding sequence ATGATCCAAATTGAAAGAGCAACAGCAGCAGACGCGGAAGTTATTCGCGATTTAGCATTAGCAACCTGGTATCCTACTTATAGCCCTGTTTTAGAGAAAGCGCAGATTGATTTTATGTTAGATCAGAGTTATTCTGTGGCAGCGCTGCAGGAGGGCATGCGCGAAGGAGCCGCCTTTTTTCTTTTTCTGGAAGATGGTATTGCGCAGGGTTTTATGAGCCTTTCTACGCATGCAGATAAAATCAGAATCGATAAACTCTATTTGTTGCCTGCCACACAGGGACGCGGCTTTGGGAAGATGATGATCGACTTTGCCGCAGAGGAAGCCTTGAAAAATGGTTTGTCGACTTTAGAATTAAATGTAAACCGATATAATAAAGCCTACCACTTCTACCTGAAACAGGGTTTTGAGGTAGTAGAGACGGTGGATATTCCCTACTACCAATTTGTTCTGAATGACTATGTCATGCAGAAAAATCTAATCTCTTAG
- a CDS encoding menaquinone biosynthesis family protein yields the protein MEKLTLGFSPCPNDTFIFDALIHGKIDTEGLQFHVEYHDVETLNEKAFANDLDITKLSYHAFAYAVEDYELLDAGSALGFGVGPLLICKDEALAAQLGSYAGAELPEEFANLKVGIPGKYTTANFLLGLAYPGLQNKQEMVFSGIEASLLDGSIDVGLIIHENRFTYMDKGLHKIADLGDFWEKTTGSPIPLGGIVIKRSLPQEVKEKVNRLLKESVRYAFANPKSGIDYIRSHAQEMEEEVMYKHIELYVNSYSEELGEEGRRAVNRMFDKARTLNLIPTTSKNIYLIK from the coding sequence ATGGAAAAATTGACATTGGGCTTCTCGCCCTGTCCGAATGATACATTTATTTTCGATGCGTTAATTCATGGAAAGATTGACACCGAGGGGCTTCAGTTCCACGTGGAATATCACGATGTGGAAACGCTGAATGAAAAGGCTTTTGCTAATGATTTGGATATCACCAAATTAAGCTATCATGCTTTTGCCTATGCTGTGGAGGACTACGAATTGTTGGATGCCGGGAGTGCTTTAGGCTTCGGCGTGGGGCCACTGCTGATCTGCAAGGATGAGGCTTTAGCCGCACAATTGGGAAGTTATGCCGGGGCTGAATTGCCCGAAGAGTTTGCGAATCTCAAGGTTGGTATTCCCGGTAAATATACCACCGCGAACTTTCTGTTAGGTTTAGCCTATCCAGGCTTGCAGAACAAACAAGAGATGGTATTCTCGGGTATCGAGGCATCTTTATTGGATGGCAGCATCGATGTGGGGCTGATTATCCATGAAAATAGGTTCACCTATATGGATAAGGGTCTGCATAAAATTGCTGACCTCGGCGATTTTTGGGAAAAAACGACAGGTTCGCCAATTCCATTGGGTGGGATTGTCATCAAGCGTTCATTGCCCCAGGAAGTCAAAGAAAAGGTCAATCGCTTGTTGAAGGAAAGTGTTCGATATGCCTTTGCGAATCCTAAATCCGGTATAGATTATATCCGTTCGCATGCGCAGGAAATGGAAGAAGAGGTGATGTATAAACACATCGAATTGTACGTGAATAGCTATTCGGAAGAGCTTGGAGAGGAAGGCCGGCGTGCGGTGAATCGGATGTTCGATAAGGCTCGGACATTGAATCTGATTCCGACGACCTCGAAAAATATATATTTAATAAAATAA
- a CDS encoding IS3 family transposase codes for MRNLQKEGYAIARLCSAFGISRSGYYKGSAVRVSRDRFDKEVIAKVRTFRQEQPFIGSKKLYYLLNDFLRTSDIKLGRDGFHRLLRDHNLLIKRKRKYVSTTNSYHRFYTYGNLLRDRVINRPEQAYVSDITYLRTRQGFVYLFLLTDAYSRKIMGWNVSRSLGIEGGIKALKMALRNTKDSKVLIHHSDRGIQYCSKEYTRLLKQKKVSISMTEENHCYENSLAERVNGILKQEFMLDSEWPDELSVRRSVEQSIRIYNSKRPHWSLKLKTPQQVHEAA; via the coding sequence ATCCGTAACCTCCAAAAAGAAGGATACGCCATAGCTAGGTTGTGTTCTGCTTTTGGCATAAGTAGGTCGGGCTATTACAAAGGTTCCGCCGTGCGGGTGTCCAGAGATCGTTTTGATAAGGAGGTGATCGCCAAAGTAAGGACGTTCAGGCAGGAACAGCCCTTTATCGGCAGTAAAAAACTGTATTATCTGCTTAATGACTTCCTGCGGACTTCAGACATTAAACTGGGCAGGGATGGATTCCACCGGCTACTGCGCGATCATAATCTGTTGATCAAGCGGAAACGGAAATACGTCAGTACCACTAACAGCTACCATCGGTTCTATACCTATGGCAACTTACTGAGGGATCGCGTCATAAATAGACCAGAGCAGGCGTACGTATCGGACATTACATACCTGCGGACTCGGCAGGGGTTCGTTTATCTGTTCCTGCTCACGGATGCCTATTCCAGGAAAATAATGGGATGGAACGTGTCTAGGAGCCTTGGGATTGAAGGTGGAATAAAAGCACTTAAAATGGCCTTGAGGAACACCAAGGACAGCAAAGTGCTCATCCATCACTCGGACAGGGGGATACAATATTGTAGCAAGGAATATACGAGACTGCTGAAGCAAAAGAAGGTTTCCATAAGCATGACAGAGGAAAATCACTGTTATGAGAACTCTTTGGCGGAACGAGTGAACGGGATCCTCAAGCAAGAGTTTATGCTGGACAGCGAATGGCCCGATGAATTGTCAGTCCGAAGATCTGTCGAACAGAGCATTAGAATATACAATTCAAAGCGACCACATTGGTCACTGAAACTTAAGACACCTCAGCAGGTTCACGAAGCCGCTTAA